From a single Thermodesulfovibrionia bacterium genomic region:
- a CDS encoding chitobiase/beta-hexosaminidase C-terminal domain-containing protein produces the protein MSDVTPPVTTATPSSGSTQYVSLTCDDGGGSGCAGIFYTLDVSNPTVYSQPYTGLVSITDTTILRYFAIDVAGNMEAVHTGLYTPCPLWYQDTDGDSYGDPLNSIQACSQPLGYVIDNTDCDDTNPAINPLTYWYPDADGDSYGNSSVAIQDCSQPVGFVLNMTDSDDSDPNIHPGGPSLRVSGSITTYYFSLQDAYDAAIVGDIIQIQTSSFTEDLYIDLNKSVTLRGGYNSNFNATTGKTVINGNVTISDGVVTMENIIIQ, from the coding sequence ATGTCTGATGTGACGCCCCCTGTAACAACTGCGACTCCTTCATCCGGGTCTACTCAGTACGTATCTCTCACTTGTGATGACGGCGGTGGCTCAGGATGCGCAGGTATTTTCTATACACTTGACGTTTCAAATCCTACGGTATATTCACAGCCCTACACAGGCCTGGTAAGCATCACTGATACAACAATTCTCAGGTATTTTGCCATTGATGTAGCCGGTAATATGGAAGCTGTGCATACAGGTCTTTATACTCCATGTCCGCTTTGGTATCAGGATACCGACGGTGACAGTTATGGAGATCCATTGAATTCAATTCAAGCATGTTCTCAACCATTAGGCTATGTAATAGATAATACAGATTGTGATGATACAAACCCTGCAATCAATCCACTTACATACTGGTATCCTGATGCTGACGGAGATAGCTATGGAAATTCATCTGTAGCAATTCAAGACTGTTCTCAACCCGTTGGCTTTGTGTTAAATATGACTGATTCTGACGATAGTGACCCAAATATTCATCCTGGAGGCCCTTCTTTAAGAGTGTCTGGTTCAATTACCACTTACTATTTCTCTTTACAGGATGCGTATGATGCGGCGATAGTAGGAGATATAATCCAAATACAGACAAGCAGCTTTACTGAAGATTTGTATATAGATTTAAACAAGTCTGTTACTCTGCGAGGCGGTTATAATAGTAATTTCAATGCAACCACCGGCAAAACGGTAATAAACGGCAATGTGACCATAAGTGACGGTGTCGTAACAATGGAAAATATCATAATCCAGTGA
- the dksA gene encoding RNA polymerase-binding protein DksA has translation MAKKPVKKNTAKKTAKKKAVIKKTIPKKKATSPVKKKAAVKKKTAVKKAVVKKAAAKPVKKAAVKTPAVKKGSGKKPAPTNREKAILDIQHNLQIQKESLLKEASETLHILPGELNYPDMGDQATAETDRNFMLRLRDRDRGLLKKIDQTIDRIKSKVYGYCEACGEEIGIKRLQARPVTTLCVDCKTEQEEEERISKGI, from the coding sequence ATGGCAAAGAAACCGGTCAAAAAAAATACAGCTAAAAAGACAGCTAAGAAAAAGGCTGTTATAAAGAAAACCATACCTAAAAAGAAAGCTACCTCTCCTGTGAAGAAGAAGGCTGCGGTTAAAAAGAAGACAGCAGTAAAAAAGGCAGTAGTTAAGAAGGCCGCAGCAAAGCCGGTCAAGAAGGCTGCTGTCAAAACGCCTGCGGTAAAAAAAGGATCCGGTAAAAAACCGGCGCCGACAAACAGAGAAAAAGCCATACTTGATATACAGCATAACCTCCAGATCCAGAAAGAATCCCTGCTCAAAGAGGCTTCAGAAACACTTCATATCCTCCCCGGGGAGCTTAACTACCCTGACATGGGAGACCAGGCAACCGCAGAGACTGACAGGAACTTCATGCTCAGGCTCAGGGACAGGGACAGAGGGCTTCTTAAAAAGATAGACCAGACCATAGACCGCATCAAGAGCAAGGTCTACGGGTATTGCGAAGCCTGCGGTGAGGAGATAGGCATCAAGCGCCTTCAGGCAAGGCCTGTTACTACTTTATGCGTTGACTGCAAGACCGAGCAGGAAGAAGAAGAGAGGATATCAAAAGGAATTTAG